The following are from one region of the Ananas comosus cultivar F153 linkage group 20, ASM154086v1, whole genome shotgun sequence genome:
- the LOC109725415 gene encoding type IV inositol polyphosphate 5-phosphatase 9-like isoform X2, producing MLSYKRVFVSTWNVGGEPPSDDLNLEDWLDINNNSYDIYVLGFQEVVPLSAKNVLGPERSWVSMKWNSLIRETLNKSLSEKKNIANEETKLGERKKLHQLREIAPSSCEGSSEKNAAENFRCIISKQMVGILASVWVRGDLWQYVHHPSVSCVGCGVMGCLGNKGAVSVRFYLHDTSFCFVCCHLASGGKEGDVLLRNSDMADIFARTRFPRCGSLDFPQKILDHEISLPESKTRFLVEQKMWNILLEKDELKSEVSVGRTFEGWNEGLITFSPTYKYYPNSDEYYGCTHNIKCEKRRAPAWCDRILWHGRGWKQTRYEKCDSRLSDHRPVRAVFSVEVEIVRSLSSLGSFFSSERLDCSVDDFNLQSNDGPNNKMSSL from the exons ATGCTCTCATACAAAAGGGTGTTTGTGAGTACATGGAATGTCGGAGGCGAGCCGCCGAGTGATGATCTAAATTTGGAGGATTGGTTGGATATAAACAACAATTCATATGACATTTATGTTCTAGG GTTCCAAGAAGTTGTGCCACTGAGTGCCAAAAATGTGCTAGGGCCTGAGAGGAGTTGGGTCTCCATGAAATGGAATTCACTCATTAGAGAAACCCTAAACAAGTCGCTTtccgaaaagaaaaatattgctAATGAAGAAACCAAGctaggggagagaaagaaattGCACCAATTGAGGGAAATTGCACCAAGCTCATGTGAAGGATCAAGTGAGAAAAATGCAGCAGAAAATTTCAGATGCATCATAAGCAAGCAAATGGTTGGGATTCTGGCCTCAGTGTGGGTGAGGGGTGATCTTTGGCAATATGTTCATCATCCGAGTGTTTCGTGCGTCGGTTGCGGCGTTATGGGGTGCTTAGGAAACAAG GGTGCGGTATCGGTTAGGTTTTACCTGCACGATACGAGCTTTTGCTTCGTCTGCTGTCACTTGGCTTCTGGAGGTAAGGAAGGGGATGTGCTTCTAAGGAATTCGGACATGGCGGATATTTTTGCGAGGACGAGATTCCCCCGATGTGGCTCTCTTGATTTTCCACAAAAGATCCTCGATCATga AATCTCTTTGCCCGAGAGTAAGACGCGATTTCTCGTCGAACAAAAGATGTGGAACATCTTGCTAGAGAAAGACGAG CTAAAATCCGAGGTCTCCGTTGGTCGAACATTCGAAGGTTGGAATGAGGGTTTAATCACATTTTCCCCTACATATAAGTACTATCCAAACTCAGATGAGTATTATGGATGTACACACAATATCAAGTGCGAAAAAAGGCGAGCACCTGCATG GTGCGATCGAATTCTTTGGCATGGCCGGGGATGGAAGCAAACCCGATACGAGAAATGCGACTCGAGATTGTCCGATCACCGACCGGTGCGAGCGGTTTTTAGTGTTGAAGTTGAGATAGTGAGAAGTTTGAGTTCCTTGGGGAGCTTCTTCTCGTCAGAAAGATTAGATTGTAGTGTAGATGATTTTAATTTGCAATCAAATGATGGACCAAATAATAAAATGTCAAGCTTATAA
- the LOC109725415 gene encoding type IV inositol polyphosphate 5-phosphatase 9-like isoform X1, whose translation MLSYKRVFVSTWNVGGEPPSDDLNLEDWLDINNNSYDIYVLGFQEVVPLSAKNVLGPERSWVSMKWNSLIRETLNKSLSEKKNIANEETKLGERKKLHQLREIAPSSCEGSSEKNAAENFRCIISKQMVGILASVWVRGDLWQYVHHPSVSCVGCGVMGCLGNKGAVSVRFYLHDTSFCFVCCHLASGGKEGDVLLRNSDMADIFARTRFPRCGSLDFPQKILDHDRVVLLGDLNYRISLPESKTRFLVEQKMWNILLEKDELKSEVSVGRTFEGWNEGLITFSPTYKYYPNSDEYYGCTHNIKCEKRRAPAWCDRILWHGRGWKQTRYEKCDSRLSDHRPVRAVFSVEVEIVRSLSSLGSFFSSERLDCSVDDFNLQSNDGPNNKMSSL comes from the exons ATGCTCTCATACAAAAGGGTGTTTGTGAGTACATGGAATGTCGGAGGCGAGCCGCCGAGTGATGATCTAAATTTGGAGGATTGGTTGGATATAAACAACAATTCATATGACATTTATGTTCTAGG GTTCCAAGAAGTTGTGCCACTGAGTGCCAAAAATGTGCTAGGGCCTGAGAGGAGTTGGGTCTCCATGAAATGGAATTCACTCATTAGAGAAACCCTAAACAAGTCGCTTtccgaaaagaaaaatattgctAATGAAGAAACCAAGctaggggagagaaagaaattGCACCAATTGAGGGAAATTGCACCAAGCTCATGTGAAGGATCAAGTGAGAAAAATGCAGCAGAAAATTTCAGATGCATCATAAGCAAGCAAATGGTTGGGATTCTGGCCTCAGTGTGGGTGAGGGGTGATCTTTGGCAATATGTTCATCATCCGAGTGTTTCGTGCGTCGGTTGCGGCGTTATGGGGTGCTTAGGAAACAAG GGTGCGGTATCGGTTAGGTTTTACCTGCACGATACGAGCTTTTGCTTCGTCTGCTGTCACTTGGCTTCTGGAGGTAAGGAAGGGGATGTGCTTCTAAGGAATTCGGACATGGCGGATATTTTTGCGAGGACGAGATTCCCCCGATGTGGCTCTCTTGATTTTCCACAAAAGATCCTCGATCATga CCGTGTTGTCTTACTTGGCGATTTGAATTATAGAATCTCTTTGCCCGAGAGTAAGACGCGATTTCTCGTCGAACAAAAGATGTGGAACATCTTGCTAGAGAAAGACGAG CTAAAATCCGAGGTCTCCGTTGGTCGAACATTCGAAGGTTGGAATGAGGGTTTAATCACATTTTCCCCTACATATAAGTACTATCCAAACTCAGATGAGTATTATGGATGTACACACAATATCAAGTGCGAAAAAAGGCGAGCACCTGCATG GTGCGATCGAATTCTTTGGCATGGCCGGGGATGGAAGCAAACCCGATACGAGAAATGCGACTCGAGATTGTCCGATCACCGACCGGTGCGAGCGGTTTTTAGTGTTGAAGTTGAGATAGTGAGAAGTTTGAGTTCCTTGGGGAGCTTCTTCTCGTCAGAAAGATTAGATTGTAGTGTAGATGATTTTAATTTGCAATCAAATGATGGACCAAATAATAAAATGTCAAGCTTATAA